aaaaatatataaaaaaatgtttttttgaCGTGAATGCTAGCTCGTCTCATTTAACACGAAagacttcattttcttctctcctccCTTCTTTTTTCCGTTTCTTCTTCATACTTCGCTCGTTCCTTGTTAAAGAAGTAACCTAAACGACCTATTATATGTGGATAAGGTCGAGAGCCTCATTATCCAACTTTACGTTGTGAACACATAGTACCCACTCTATAAATGTGATAAATGATTGATCCCAATTGTCATTTACCTAAACAGTCTATTATATGTGGTTTAGTTCGTTGTCAATCtgaacataactcaactagtTATAAATCATCCaccaaaaagtcaaaagtttGTATCTCTAACTACACATGTTGTTGAACATATAAATAAGCGGGAACTAAACACGTATGAGGTTAAAAATCactttttcttcctaaatttttatgacGGTAGcaactatattttaaattttgttcaatcTCCAATCTCTCTTAGAGAGTAGCGATAGCatgatttaaaagaattagcCCATCATAGCTGATTTTCGTGGAACTAagtataatttaaactaaacttGATCGGAGTGGTATGAAGAATATATTGAGGGTAGGTATTAGAATGGCATATACTTAGGTGTGGAAAAGTAGAATggtcaaaaagaaagaggggTAGGATGGGTGATTATTTCATGGGTTTGTGTGACTTTTTGAAAAGGACATAATCATTCTCAACTGTCTTATAAAAGTAATTcgtttatccttttttttttgttgaaaagtGAAGAATAAGTAATGCCATTGCTTTCTTTCAATAGGGATGATGAGTACTCTTGATCTACTTTGCCAACAACGGTAGCTTGTGTCATAATCACTTGGATTTccatcttttttatatatatatatatatatatatatcaccgCTTATGTCTAGAATTTGGATTAGGATTCGAAATCTGAATTCGGCACCTGATGGCCTCGACATTCTCCTACATTTTCCTACAACGTGGTCGCGTTACTTACTCCTCGCTTCTTAAGAGTTCGACATCTGATGACCCCAATATTTTCTTACATCCTGTGCAAAATGGTCAGGTTACTTATTCATCGCTTCTAAGAGAGAAGATTATCCCCACAAACCAATATGAATTCTTTTAGTATTCTTTGTTCTCATTCACATGTATCGTGTGGAAATTTTCAAGAGGCCACCCAACGTAAAAGTACTTCAAACAAAACACGTTTAACTATCAAGTTCGTATGATTTAGCAATCGAAAAAGAAGGTGAACCTTGTTGGTATATGTAGTGACGgttcaatttttattgaaataggTGAGGTTTGACAAACGTATTCAATGGTATCatgtgattttttattttattgaactgggtgttaggaatcacggatctcaacaatgatatgatattgttcactttgagcatcaGCTCTTGTGGCTTTGCTTtcggcttctccaaaaggtctcgtacccATGGAGACAATATTTCTCACTTAgattgtaatagcccaaaaataaataaagaaataaacgaataaacataattataaaaatagttaaaataataataaattaattaattaattaattaataaaaataaataaaaaaatctttcccCGCTTCTCTAACCTCTCAtctcttcccacaattatctctcctcaacctaTCCTTATGTCAACAAGTAACAgttactgaaaaaaaaaaaagaaacagaaaatcaataatagtaagatttacttgagaaaaaaaaaatgagaatgacctttacccagttgagattcacCAGATATTTACGTGAAGATAGATTTGACCTTTacccagttgagattcacGAGATATTTacgtgaagatagatctgatattttcttttatcctagttttttagaaatcacaactagatcttcattgaattattacattaatctagctttgagttagaaactaaatgtcaatcatttatactaTTCTAGTCAATCacattagtaatattagattaaatttttatcagtaaccaaatgaatagattaaagatagaatggccaaaaaaaacttttgaataggaaacactgagataaggcaagatttggaaacagagatcactggaaatttggaaggaatgacaacagaattaaaaggaaaaagataaaaaaaaaNNNNNNNNNNNNNNNNNNNNNNNNNNNNNNNNNNNNNNNNNNNNNNNNNNNNNNNNNNNNNNNNNNNNNNNNNNNNNNNNNNNNNNNNNNNNNNNNNNNNNNNNNNNNNNNNNNNNNNNNNNNNNNNNNNNNNNNNNNNNNNNNNNNNNNNNNNNNaaaaaaaaaaaaaaaaaaaaaaaaaaaaaaaaaaacccacaaactaaatatagagggaAAAAGCTAAACACAGAGGTAAATACAGAGAATTACAGAGAGGAGTAAAACGGAGAAAAGCTGTATTACTTTCTTATACAACagtatgaaaaataagatttgtaataaaaatataattatagatatataacatttcggacttttaacaatggaccaatgtaaattagagaaataatgttgtagagttcaaacctgaaactaatgtcatgggctcatataggttgactcggatttcaacgGACGAAATCGAActttaattaaagatatattcgtgacaacgacttaagttGGCctggtaagtgaccttactatcggcatggttatgatatgatacattgtatgctagattattgtgcttaagttcgaaatcatgtgaacgtgaatgtatgttatttatgctgcttagttgatgtgTTATaaatgcatgtgacgatgtgtggcccttgtacgattatggcttgttgtatgaatattgaaatgtaactgaatgaattgtataacatgaaatacggtaaattgcatgatacataaccccgctaggaatatgtatgatatgtaacgaaatgagaatgagaatgacatgtaagcatgaaaacgtggcacggggttatgttcattaaatgatggttgtaggactagtgggagctcatgcatattgtgtgatcatgcatttggggggatacccctatcccatcacgaggatacagacgcgtacatccaaatggcaggacaacgatcgttatgttcTGCATAGCGCTACCGtgacggttttagttttaacgggtcccggtgggcctccagagcatgcccaccggctagggatagtggcccagcggtgtgcgaactagctggtgagcccatactcgcacgtatgggctgcgtgtagagtatatgataCACGTCCAcaattacctgttaggattacaccgtagggaaaacgaaacgaaacgaaagatacgtcccatcatttcattgcatgtgattgttgcatttaaccccaatagtggggtcacttactgagtatttctttatatactcaagccatgtgctactacatttttcaggttaaggcaaggcattcctgtacggctgacgacgacatcgcaactcgagatcatggcacatgcataggatattggtatttattttcttagacttaggatagaatatgatgttttaaacttaaacgcttatttattttatttcgagtcttttgttgtgtcgttttaaagatattttcgaaacacgtaagtccatggctgtgttttaagataaaggttatattttatggaatttaaatgaagtcttccgcattcaatgtttatggtatgtataccgtagcgaccttaaattaagtagaaaatttcgggtcgttatatggatcttccactaaattaaccaatgtgggactcgcTCCCGTGAATTCAAGgagattatttaaaattagtgggtgaattaatacaaattgaaTCGAGTGTAAGGATTACGACGATTATTTACGTTTAttgtataatttaatgaaaccGAAAGTTTACAGGGAGAGCAATACATCCGCTTATGGTAACAATAGATTTTTCCTAAGTATAATTGGACGAAGACATCCAAATTGCTTCTTAGGAGTAGAGAGCTTTTAGGTTTGAATCGATTTTTTAGAcacatcgctagcagatattgtcctctttaggtttttcctttcgaattttccctcaagatttttaaaacgtgtctgctatgGAGAGCTTTCCACagtcttataaagaatatttcgttctccaacccaaccgatgtgggatctcacaatccacccccctttgggcccagcgtcctctcCGATACTCGTTTCCTTATCCAATCcatgatgtgggatctcacaatccacccccctttgggcccagcgtcctctcCGATACTCGTTCCCTTATCCAATCCATGATGTGGGACTCCAAAATCTACTCTTCTTGGGgcccagtgtctgactctaataccatttgtaacagccgaagcccaccgctaggtgatattgtccgctagggagagatttacacaccttataaaaaatacttcattctATTCTCCAacctatgtgggatctcacaacatgccttttaatatcattaaaccaatgaatttcatacataacctCGAGAAATTATAGCAAAGAAAGTAGATTTcttaaagaattatttttagttccaTAACAAATAAGGTTATAATATGAATacattgataaaattaaacaaaataaagaaagtatATATATGAGCTTCTACTCACTAttgagttataaattttgttaaaacataaaaagaatcaaaaagaaaaagatggatTTGATGGGTAATCTTTGGACATTATAGTAAAAATGAGACTAAAATTATACACATAATTATAGCATAATGCATGGTTATGTCGGCAAAGGTTGTCGTGTAATTATGATACCTTGTCCCCTCACtcttttatatgttttttcgCTACAACAATTATGTATGGATGATCCATTAATGTGAATATTCGataccctctctctctctctctctcataattatattaattatgattacTATTATTCCCACATAACATGCCtaacataaacaaatatatattgagtGGACagaaaattattagtttaaatttgaacttttaaccTACCTATTTCAAACCCTAAATAGAAACACTTCTAAATTTCTATTAATGAGTAACAATCTTTTAACTCTCTACCCCTATTCAATCCTTTCTAATCATTACGTTTGTCACATTCGTCTTAGTTGACTTTTAGGGTATAGAAGGGTAAAGTTTATTACTTCGATCGAAACGTTATTCAGCGGGGTCAATTTAACGTTACTATCACATATGAAAGAGAGTAAAGCTGTGAGATCACACAACAGGTGAAGAGGGAACGaaccatttcttataagagtgtggaaacttctccctagtagacgcattttaaaactatgaggttgACGATTATACGTAATAGGTcgaagtgaacaatatcttctagcggtggacttgagttattacaaatgatatcatagctGAACTTTGTTTGAATGattaataatgaataaagaaaGGTGATATAATGTTATGGCATTGGGTGTCCGATGCTTGAGTTTGCCACTTCCGAGGAATATATGGTGCACGCATGTCATGTTCACATGAGCGACATGTTTCCATCCGGCCTAATATaatgccaaaaagaaaagaaaaaattggtaAGGTGTCATAGAAATAGTATCCCTCACTTATATACCGATGATCTTCCATTTAATTagtgagttgagttgagttgagttgagctCCAAAATGTCACTAAAAATGTTGATTCACAGTGTCTTACTGGATGTCTTATCTTtatctgaaaaagaaataacatatGACTTTGAGCATGACGGTCTCGTTGTATGGATGACAATAATGACCCATgcccaaaattataaatagatattaaatatCGTGTAGTATAGCGATATAGAGCCTTattgtatataatatattcatTCACATGGGTGCCTAGAATTCGGCACCTAATGGTTCATGTATTCTTTGCGACATGGTCACATTAGTTACTTCTCGTTCCTAAGAGTGAAGGTTATCCCCCACAAACTAACTCAATATAGAATTTCTCCAAGCAAAATACATTTAACTATggagtttttatgattgagccaccgaaaaggaaggtgaattttgttggtataggtagtaactttcattttttttttttttaagtctttcttaaccattttatttttaggatcgctctcatttagattcatttatgtattgctcctttactcgggtgtcatAGCAACATAACCTTATCGTGCAAAAGGCAATGAGAGGagaattagattttttatttatttgttcgtttttatttttaagtttaattttgtactTCGTCTCAAAAATCCCtctataaattttcaaaaaaattcaataataccattaaagttttaaaaatacttaattttggatggaaaaggtgaataatttatttcaaaaatacccttaaactttgaaaagtttcattatatctttcaatttaaaaaaaaaatcaaaaatattataacattggtactatttttataaaatacccattaaattttaaaagtagcattattgtcttttttaacccttataaaaaaaaagttaaaataagtTATTACTATTAATATATGGACGAAAATCATCTCTCTACACCTCATAAATAATCTCcgaactttttaatattatttttgaaagtttgtgagtatttttgtgagatcacacatggTTGAAGAgcggaacgaaacattccttagaaaggtgtagaaacttctccctaacagacgcgttttaaaatcatgaggttgacgtttatatataataggtcaaagtagacaatatttactagtagtgggcttaggttgttaccaTTTTTGAAACGTAGTATTAAAGTTTTGTATATAAACTAACgataagatattttttaacttttctgcagaaaatttttgaaatttttgaaaattctattgtattttttaaataaaatacacacgtatttttattaatttagcctaaaaTAAAGACGAACATTGTTAGAACTTTGGAAACTGCAATAATGAGTTTATGATTTTTGGCAAATAAAAGATGGTATATCCAAAGTTTCATCCTTAATGTACAATATCTTTTTACCCTTTTCACAAATTCGGggttaaattacatttttccCCAATGGTTATTTAATaacagtaataataaataacagtaaaaaataataagaagaaaaaagtgaaGCAGTCTGTCACGTCAtatgattataattttataataaatgtattataaatatcatattatcatcttcaaattcattaaaaaaaaaaaaaaaaacattatggGATATTCCAAAAAGAGTAACAAATTTCATTAGCGTAAAAAacatatgttttaatttaaatagtcaactattataaatagaaatagcCCGGGAAGGAAGGGATAGGGAAAGCTTCCCTATTCCCATCACTGTCTCCTATTTCAATTCTTATTCGTgcaaaatttttcatttattttcattggaATCAAAGTGGAGATTCTTCAGGATGAATTTGCATGGATCAAGTTCCCCGTGGTCTTCAATACTTATATGTAAgcatatatgtatgcatgcgcgtatatatatatatatatataaagtaagGCAAGATGGGGATGGGAAATATAGTCTATGCAacgactcaagcccaccgctagcagatattgtcttcttttggctttctcttccggcttcctctcaaggtttttgaagtttctcatttgaatatttgCTACTACCACCAAAATCTGAATTGATGGCGGCTCCGCTCAAGCTTTGCGACGACCACCATGCCCTCCTACTCATTTGGGCCTAGCACTTGCCCCGACGACTGGGTATAGGTCATGCGCTTCAGCATCATCCATTTTCTAGGCTTGTTGATTCCGCAGGTgagttgagaatgaaaaaaaactttataagggtgtgggaacctCTCCACATTAgtcgtgttttaaaaacctttggGGAAagtttgaaagggaaaactcaaagacaacaatatatgttagcagtgggcttgggatATTACAGTCTTGTCCTTAGCCTCGTTTAACTAATGGAGAGAAAGTCCTTTTTGCTTTCTCCCTCATTCCCCATTTAAACTAGAATTTCTTACTGAACACCGACACACTAGTTAAATGAACATCTATAATTACaaaggtgagatctcacattggttggagaaagaaccaaacatttattataagggtgcgaaaacctcttcctagcaaacgtgttttaaaccgtgagactaacaaCGATACTTAACGGGGGAAattgacaatatctactagcggtggacttgtattgttacaaattatatCAGAGTCTGACACCGGAAGGTGcaccagcgaggacactaacTCCCAAAAAGGTGGATTACGaaatctcatatcggttgaagaagggaacaagtCATTTCTTACAAGAGGAACGAAAGATTcgttataaaagtgtggaaacctctccttataAACGCTTCTTTTTAAAATCGCAAGattgacgacaatacgtaaccgATTGTTACAACAAATACAAAAACGGGTCTCAAAAATGGGATCGGACCCATTGGTAGGAGTAACAGGGgtagagagagggagagagatatTGTATAAAAATACAAAGTAGGTTGAGTGTGATTAGGTTTTGATGCATACACTTCCCGCCTTTCTCGCCCAAATCTGATTCCCATTCCTCTGTTTATTCTTCTGTTTATTCTTCTCCTATTCCCTCTTTCTGTCCAAACTCTAGTCAAAATTTAACCCCAATCCAACCCCCACCCCATACCCTCCTTTTTATAACATCTTCCCCACTTCAATCTCTCATAATCCCACCTCCATTCATTTCCTCTCTGTagctctctgtttctctctgtttctcgcTACCTCCATGGATACCCAGCGCACCCCTGTTCTAACTTCCCCTTATTTCTTGCAATCAAAGGTCAGATTCCGcctctgttcttcatttcttccttGTTTCTTTGGTGGGTATTCGCCAGATTTTTGAAATCAGTCTCTGATTttgagattttgtttttggcaGAACATTGATGAGCTCCGGCATTCGCTTCTCTGCACAACTATGGAGCTGGAACAGACCAGAATCGCAGCTCAGGAGGAGCTGAAGAACAGAGATGATCAAGTTTTATACCTCAAGAATCTGTTGAATCAAGCCATTAGAGACAGAGATGAAGCCATTGATAAATCCAATAAGCTTCTTCTCCAAAATCTCTTCTTCCATCCTCCTCCGACGACAATTGACGACGACCCCACAACCAGAGGATCCGATTCCGACGAGAGTATTGTTTCCGTTTCATCTCCCGTTCCTCCGCCGTTGGAAATCACCGATTGGCTCCCGGAAAAGCCATTGCCGGAAAAGGGTAAGCTCTTACAAGCCGTCATGAAGGCTGGTCCTCTTCTCCAGACGCTCCTCCTCGCCGGACCACTTCCTCAGTGGAGACATCCGCCGCCGCCCCTTGAATCTCTCCACTTACCGCCGATTCCAATCCCACTCCCtacaccgccgccgccgccgccgtcgcTTGCCACTAATTGTGGGAGTATCAACAAAAAGAGAGCTATTTCTCTGTGCGTGGAATCGGATTCCCCATCAGCAACCAAATTCCAGAGGCTCGTTTTCCACTGACTTTCAAAAACCCAATTAAATTAATCCCCACTAATacataatttcatataaatagcaccaagaacttgaaattacaaacaaaaaaaaattattcgtGCTTCATTTTCGAGTCGATTTGAGAATAGTTCGACTAGTTTGATACTTATATTCAGGAACGAGGTTCGAATTTCTACCTTCCCGAGATTGTAATAGTAAGTGATAGTTTATTAGTGTGCGAGTTTTAAGAGAGATTGAGGGTGTGGAGAGTGGTTAGCATAGGGTCCTACGAATCAGAATGAGGATATTTGGTGGTGTGTGATTTTGTATGGATTTGTATATCAAAAGATTTAGAAGAAGAttgattatattaatttaatctcttttatgctttttaattaattgaccAATTACTTTAATTCTAgctttgattattttaagaatttagaaAGTCGagatttagaaaattttcatccgAGCTAAGTTTAGGTTCGAAAATTCTAGGAGTGTTCATATCGTTCATAATTCGAACAAGCTAGACTACTCAACCCAAACTATTCCGATTATgttgagttagattttttttcggtttgggttgagttaaatttttggaaaattgaaaattttgattcagTTTGCGGTTGAAATTTGTCGAGTCAACCTGAGTGACTcgaaaataaggttataaCTCAATCCTaccattgttttttttttttttttgaagtagaATAGTTAACGTTTGTGGTTGACtcgacccaactcaaccctaccctacttaaaatattaaagatttGTAACTGATGTTAGTGATATGTTGTGacttataaatgtttgatattttaactttatgaGAATATGATTATTAACTCTGTTCTGATTATTTGGGTTACCAactcaaccaacccaaaatttcaaatgggataaaaaataaattcaatccaactcaactcgTGTACACCCTTAGCAAACTCTGCCTCCAAACATGTAAGAGTCAACCGATGGAAAAAGGGTTAATTATGGTTTTTAATATGTTCCgagttcatgaatttttaattttgtgtttaataaacttttgatttttttattaaaaaaaaaaaaaaaaaaaactagacgTATCAGTcgcaaaatttaaagatacgTACTATTAGATATCGaattccattttatttaatagattagttaatttaaaaaattccaaatataattacttttaaaatttaataacttaaatatttgaaattttggaaaaaatgaaagatattGAAAGGGAGACAAAGTCTTAACTAAATGACTCGACCTGGTTCGAAACTCTCAACGTCTAAGGAGTAAAGAgttttatcttttttgttATGTTAAGACGAATACTTTAAAGTGGGCGAATAATGGGTCGATTTAGATGTCATTATCGTATCTTATTAGACAAAGAGATGTCTATGGCCCATTTGCTTTCTTGATTAAGAGTGTTAAGGACATTTGGGCTCAACACAACTTCTAATCCTACCTATAGTAATTGGAAAACGACCATCTTTTTTATGATTGGATTTGAATGTGACTTGATGATCCTGGTGAGAATACGTGAAGAACTTAAAGTTCTTGCCCAATAAACCAAGATTTGGTTTGTGCATACACATGGGTTCGGAGATTAGGTTTCTATGTTCGATTTCAACACATGGGGTCTCGTCATTCTCATGCATCTCTTGCGACATAGTTAGGTTACTTACTCCCCTTGCGAGGTCACCTAACATACAATTTCTCAAAGCAAAACATGTTTAACTACTTGGCAAAGGAGAATTACATAAATGAACTGAGATCACATGTAAATGAGAACCTTAataatcgaaaaaaaaaaaagaaggaaggaagtTGTCCCATATTAGTAACGTTGAGAAGTGGAGAGTTAGACTTCACTGTAAAAGAGAGATCCATTGGTTCCTTTCATCCTACTTGAGCGATTCGAAGCCAGgcaaacaatatattttatgacgGCTCTAAGCCGACATTTCGGTTAATTCGGCTTGGGTCTTATACGCTCGGACCCTATCCTATTAATTTCAACTCTTTGGAAGTGTTTAAAGTTAGTatgattagtttaaattattttatgcaaaattaggtttagtaaatataaattattttatctgAGCCAATTGTCATAgtagaattctaatttatgattgtCAGTGTTCTTaggtagaattaaatttcaaccGTGATAAATCAAATAGAGACCTTGAGCGTATTCATAGTAAAAGTTCTCTCATCCATGAAGCCTTTTGTATTCCCTCGTCGCAGTTGAACCTCGAGAGTCGGAGTAAACTAAACTGTGAACGTCAACGTGCACCTATTCGACCAGCTAAATCCATGGGGTACATATACGAGCCCGCCTAGGTTCTTGAATTGTCACAGCCATAAGAGAAGGCTCATCAGAGCACGTGGTGAGCGAGGGGGTGTGCCTAGAGAAGAATCgaaggaaggagagagaaattggaaaaaaacCAACAAGTGGTCCATAAGAAGAAGCCCACGCGTCAGCCTTGGACTCGGATTCGAATTTGGGTAAGGTCCAGTACCCATGAGGCGCAGCCCAGTTGCCACAAATCACGCACCCAAATTGTTAGTGACTTCACTCAATTTTGAAACCACATGTGCTCTTGACCTGCATACCCGACTCGACCCGATGATGTGACCCGCACCTCTCCGCTTCGACTTGACCCAACTCTGCTTGGCTCGGTGGCTTCCTCGGTGCATTTGGCTCGATTTGATTGTTTTGGGCTCCGT
This genomic interval from Cucurbita pepo subsp. pepo cultivar mu-cu-16 chromosome LG20, ASM280686v2, whole genome shotgun sequence contains the following:
- the LOC111783474 gene encoding uncharacterized protein LOC111783474; translation: MDTQRTPVLTSPYFLQSKNIDELRHSLLCTTMELEQTRIAAQEELKNRDDQVLYLKNLLNQAIRDRDEAIDKSNKLLLQNLFFHPPPTTIDDDPTTRGSDSDESIVSVSSPVPPPLEITDWLPEKPLPEKGKLLQAVMKAGPLLQTLLLAGPLPQWRHPPPPLESLHLPPIPIPLPTPPPPPPSLATNCGSINKKRAISLCVESDSPSATKFQRLVFH